The Nitrosococcus watsonii C-113 genome includes the window CAACTCCGTAGACCTAAGAGAGCTAGAAGCCCGATAATGAGTCCTACTAGGACAGCACGGCCATTTTCCCGCCACCATTGTCTGATAGCTTCACTTTTTTCCTGATCTGATGCGTAAATATCTAATGCCATTTTAAAACCCAAAGTGTTTAGACACTTGACTACCGAATGATGCCGCGGCTGGAATTCTCAAGGAAATCCAAAAAAATTTGGACTTCAGAACTTTTCTCCGCTAGCCGTTTCAGCTCCTTGACAGAATCTTCAAAACGCAAACCTTGGCGGTAAAGTAACTTATAAGCGTTACGCAATTTACGTATGACTTCTTCACTAAAATTAGCGCGCCTTAGACCTATATGGTTAATCCCCACCGGCTTTGCCATATGTCCCGCTACTAACACGTAGGGAGGAACATCTTTATGAATAACACTGGCGACGGAACAGAAACCATAGGTACCTACACTGCAGAACTGAGCAACCAAGGCATATCCCCCAAGCGTCGCATAATCGCCAATAACCGCATGTCCCGCCAAAGATGCATTGTTAGCAAAAGTTGTATGGTGACCTACGATACAATCATGGGCAATATGGACATAAGCCATTATCCAATTGTGATGGCCCATCCGGGTAACACCCCCTCCCTGAACGGTGCCTCGGTTAATTGTAGTATACTCCCTTATGACATTTTCATTCCCGATTTCAAGAAGGGTGTCTTCCCCACCATATTTTTTATCCTGAGGAATATCTCCGATGGAAGCAAACTGGAATATCTTATTTTTTTTTCCGATACGGGTGGGTCCTCGAACAACGACATGCGGGCCAATCCAAGTTTCCGCTTCAATCTGCACATTTGCTCCAATAATTGAATAAGGCCCTACAGTAACAGTTTCGTCAATCTCAGCGCTGGAATCAATAACCGCCCTACGATCAATCACTTATAAGTTTCCTGGTAGGAACACATCACTTCGGCCGAAGCAACGAGACTTCCATCCACCGTTACTGTTCCAGTAAATTTCCACAAGCGACGCAAGCTACGTACAAGCTCAACCTCTAGACGCATTTGATCGCCTGGTCCAACGGGACGCTTGAACCGTGCCCGATCAATGCCCGCAAAATAATAAATTGCCTCTTCCGAGGGCATAGTTTCCGTTGTTTTAAAAGCTAATATTCCAGTAGCCTGGGCCAAGGATTCAAGAATCAGCACCCCTGGCATGATAGGTAGCCCTGGGAAATGGCCCTGAAAGTAAGGTTCGTTGTAGCTTACGTTCTTGACGGCCACGAGCGACTTCCCTGGTATACATTCTATGACTCTGTCAATCAGGAGAAAGGGGTAACGGTGAGGAAGATGCTTAAGTATCTCGTGTATATCCAGTGTATCCAATGAAAAAACCTTGATTTTAAGAAAAAGATCTTAGACATACTTATAATTTGTTTTGGTAAGATAAATATCCCACCAACTTACTTAATTATTAGAATGCAAAAAAATTCTGGCTTATATTTCCTAACTTTTAACAACATTTTTTACTGTTTAGTACTATACTAAATTACTTGCTTCCAACATAACATCTTCCTTTACAGGAATATATAACGCTCACGGGCTCTAGCCTCAGTGCAAAATAGCCATACAGCCAATTAAGGTCTATACTGAGACTTCAACAGCTTAAGCACATCGGCCGTAATATCAACTTTATCGCTAGCGTAAATAACCCCCTCGTAGACAACAAGATCGTATTTTTTTTTCTCAGCTAAGTCCACAATTGCCTTAGCAATTTCTTCCTGCAATTTCCGGAACTCTTCATTACGCCGAATGTTATAGTCTTCTCGAAATACCTCTTGATCACGCTTGAGGTCGCGGTTTTGATTTAAGATATCCCGTTCTAGGGCTTTACGATCGGCTTCGCTCATAATGGCCGCATCACGATTAAACCTATCCTCTAAGCCGCGCAGCTTTTTTTGCTTTGACACTAATTCCCTGTTGCGTATTTCAAACTCTTTTTTCAATATCTCTAACGCCGCTTCTTTTTGCGGCGCTTCATCCAGCAACTTGACTGCATTTACCGCACCGATCTTTAAGTCAACAGCTCCTGCCGGGACACTAGCTATCATAGAGCCTGGCAGTAAAAAAGCCACGAGCACGATCAATTTAAACGATTTATCCATTCTTACCATAAGACTACCTCTCAACATTCAATATGACTGTCTACGCCAGAAAAATATTGGCTTACCGAATGGCTCTAAAATAAATATCAAATATTAATACGCACCAAAGGATCTCTTTTACGAGAGAGCACGTTAAAATGAAGTTCCCAAGGAGAACTGGAATACTTCAGGCCGATCATTTGGCTGAACATTGAAGGCTTTTGCAAAACTAAATTGCAGGCTACCAAACGGCGATAGCCAATTGGCTGAAATGCCAGCTGAATACCGGAGTCCTTCCAGACTGATATCTTCATCTATACCGTAGACATTACCTGCATCAATAAAAGTACCTAAGCGCACAGATTTTAATTCTTCTGCAAAAGGAACAGGAAAAAATACCTCGATAGTCCCTGTCATTTTAAAATTACCGCCAAGCGTAGTACCATCCGAGGCCTTTGGACCAAGCGTATTAGCCTTGAAACCACGCACACTATGTATACCACCGGCAAAGAAATTTTCAAAGAAGGGAAACTCTTCGGTACGTCCATAAGCATTTCCGTAAGCCACATCGCCATTTAGCATCAAAGTAAGAGATTTAGACAGGGGATGAAACCAACGGTGCCGATAACCAAACTTAAAAAACTGCAGGCTACCTAGCGGCAAAGTAATCTCACCGAAAAGGCTTTGAATACTGCCATCAGTCGTTAAAAGAGCATTATCCCGGCTATCACGAGACCAACCTAAATTCGTATTAAAAGTGTCAAACTTACTGCCTTCACTATCTACAAAATTATGGTACTCCTGGGGAGAATTTTCAGTTAAATTAACCTTCGTATGCTGATACCCAAAACCAAGACGTACTCTATCAGTTTCAGTGACCGGTATACCGAAATGCATATCACCGCCATATGCATCAGTGCTAAAACGGGCAATATTAGCTCTAAATGGACTTGTTTCACGATAAAAAACGTTAAATCCACGACTAATACCATCAATAGTATAATATGGATTAGTATATCCAAAACTATAGATAGTATTCACCTGACTATTATTAAAGCTAAAGCTTACATGCTTACCACTTCCCAGAAAGTTTTGCTGGGTAATACTAGCATTAAAAATAAAACCCTGGGATTGAGAAAAACCTAAACCTGCCGACAGAGATCCTGAAGGACGCTCTACTACGCTAAAATTCACATCAACTTGATCCGTGGTTCCCGGAACCGGTACCGTCTCCACATTAACATCTTCAAAATAGCCTAAGCGCTGGATCCGCAGCCGGGAACGATCGATCAACTCGGTGGCTACCCATCCTCCCTCCTGTTGGCGTATCTCCCGGCGAAGCACCTCATCCCGGGTTTTAGTATTCCCTGAAATATTAATTCGCCGAACATACGCACGCT containing:
- a CDS encoding OmpH family outer membrane protein; the encoded protein is MVRMDKSFKLIVLVAFLLPGSMIASVPAGAVDLKIGAVNAVKLLDEAPQKEAALEILKKEFEIRNRELVSKQKKLRGLEDRFNRDAAIMSEADRKALERDILNQNRDLKRDQEVFREDYNIRRNEEFRKLQEEIAKAIVDLAEKKKYDLVVYEGVIYASDKVDITADVLKLLKSQYRP
- the fabZ gene encoding 3-hydroxyacyl-ACP dehydratase FabZ, encoding MDTLDIHEILKHLPHRYPFLLIDRVIECIPGKSLVAVKNVSYNEPYFQGHFPGLPIMPGVLILESLAQATGILAFKTTETMPSEEAIYYFAGIDRARFKRPVGPGDQMRLEVELVRSLRRLWKFTGTVTVDGSLVASAEVMCSYQETYK
- the lpxA gene encoding acyl-ACP--UDP-N-acetylglucosamine O-acyltransferase, which gives rise to MIDRRAVIDSSAEIDETVTVGPYSIIGANVQIEAETWIGPHVVVRGPTRIGKKNKIFQFASIGDIPQDKKYGGEDTLLEIGNENVIREYTTINRGTVQGGGVTRMGHHNWIMAYVHIAHDCIVGHHTTFANNASLAGHAVIGDYATLGGYALVAQFCSVGTYGFCSVASVIHKDVPPYVLVAGHMAKPVGINHIGLRRANFSEEVIRKLRNAYKLLYRQGLRFEDSVKELKRLAEKSSEVQIFLDFLENSSRGIIR
- the bamA gene encoding outer membrane protein assembly factor BamA, whose translation is MSLKFVKKPIAVAIVALIFIGQVLAAEFQEFIVKDIRVEGLQRISAGTVFNYLPIKVGDTIDSQRVKEIIRGLFKTRFFKDVRVEREGNVLVVVVEERPTITSIQFVGNKELKGDQLAQALKQVGFAEGRVFDRALLEKVELELQRQYFSRGKYGVKIDTTVTPLARNQVGITVNIKEGAIAKIGGINIIGNHAFSEDELLGAFQLHTSNWLSFFTHDDQYSRQKLAADLEALRSYYLDRGYINFNIDSTQVSITPDKRRVFITVNITEGDRYQIGEVKLAGDLVLPHEKLFDALTVASGKVFSRKAIAESTTHITDLLGNKGYAFANVNAVPEINEEEKKVNLTFFVDPGKRAYVRRINISGNTKTRDEVLRREIRQQEGGWVATELIDRSRLRIQRLGYFEDVNVETVPVPGTTDQVDVNFSVVERPSGSLSAGLGFSQSQGFIFNASITQQNFLGSGKHVSFSFNNSQVNTIYSFGYTNPYYTIDGISRGFNVFYRETSPFRANIARFSTDAYGGDMHFGIPVTETDRVRLGFGYQHTKVNLTENSPQEYHNFVDSEGSKFDTFNTNLGWSRDSRDNALLTTDGSIQSLFGEITLPLGSLQFFKFGYRHRWFHPLSKSLTLMLNGDVAYGNAYGRTEEFPFFENFFAGGIHSVRGFKANTLGPKASDGTTLGGNFKMTGTIEVFFPVPFAEELKSVRLGTFIDAGNVYGIDEDISLEGLRYSAGISANWLSPFGSLQFSFAKAFNVQPNDRPEVFQFSLGTSF